From Rhodoferax sp. AJA081-3, the proteins below share one genomic window:
- a CDS encoding SRPBCC family protein: MVKKIVVGLLAAIALLLIFAATRPDSFRVERRIALQADPAKVYALLNDFHHFPSWSPWQSLDPSMKVTYSGAASGQGAVYEWSGNDAVGAGRMEILKTVPNTSVTVKLDFLKPFEARNTAEYTVAAAGGTTTVTWAMYGPSPFISKVMGVFVSMDSMIGKDFERGLANLKAVAEKPAAAP, from the coding sequence ATGGTCAAGAAAATTGTTGTGGGGCTATTGGCCGCCATTGCGCTGCTGCTCATCTTTGCCGCCACCCGCCCTGACAGCTTTCGCGTAGAGCGCCGCATTGCCCTCCAGGCGGACCCTGCCAAGGTCTATGCCTTGCTCAATGACTTTCACCATTTCCCTAGCTGGTCCCCCTGGCAAAGCCTAGACCCTTCTATGAAGGTCACCTACAGCGGTGCCGCGAGTGGGCAGGGCGCGGTCTACGAGTGGTCGGGCAATGACGCCGTGGGTGCAGGGCGCATGGAAATACTCAAAACCGTGCCCAACACCAGCGTGACCGTCAAGCTTGACTTTCTCAAACCCTTTGAAGCCCGCAACACCGCCGAATACACAGTGGCCGCTGCCGGTGGCACGACAACGGTGACCTGGGCCATGTACGGCCCCAGTCCCTTCATCTCCAAAGTCATGGGCGTGTTTGTTAGCATGGACAGCATGATTGGCAAAGACTTTGAACGCGGTCTGGCCAATCTCAAGGCCGTTGCCGAAAAGCCAGCCGCTGCCCCCTAA